One stretch of Nocardia mangyaensis DNA includes these proteins:
- a CDS encoding NADH:flavin oxidoreductase — protein sequence MSDVLAPARLGPLTLRNRVIKAATFEGRTPEALATDELVEFHREVAAGGVGMTTVAYCAVAPGGRTDRHQIWMRPEAVPGLRRLTDAVHAEGAAISAQLGHAGPVANAKSNRAPALAPSRMFNPLGMRFTKVPDALGIAEVVAAHARAARLAREAGFDAVEIHLGHNYLASAFLSPILNRRKDDYGGALVNRARVARELARAVRDAVGDTMAVTAKLTMEDGVRGGFSVEESLQVASWLQDDGALDALELTAGSSLLNPMAIFRGDAPRKNFAKVLPIPVRWGFQLVGKQFLREYPYRPAYLLDKARRFRQELSMPLVLLGGITDLATAEQARAEGFDFVAMGRALLREPDLINRWHTDATTRSLCTHCNECMPSIYTTTHCILRTRATT from the coding sequence ATGAGCGATGTCCTCGCACCAGCCCGCCTCGGACCACTCACCCTGCGTAATCGGGTGATCAAGGCGGCCACGTTCGAGGGGCGAACACCCGAGGCGCTGGCGACCGATGAGCTGGTGGAATTCCACCGGGAGGTCGCCGCGGGCGGGGTGGGAATGACGACGGTGGCCTATTGCGCGGTGGCGCCGGGTGGGCGCACGGATCGGCATCAGATCTGGATGCGGCCCGAGGCGGTGCCGGGGTTGCGGCGGCTCACCGACGCCGTGCACGCCGAGGGGGCGGCGATCAGCGCGCAGCTCGGGCACGCCGGACCGGTGGCCAACGCGAAATCCAATCGGGCGCCCGCGCTGGCCCCGAGCCGGATGTTCAATCCGCTGGGGATGCGGTTCACGAAGGTGCCCGACGCGCTCGGGATCGCCGAGGTGGTCGCCGCGCACGCCAGGGCGGCGCGACTCGCGCGAGAGGCCGGGTTCGACGCGGTGGAGATCCATCTCGGGCACAACTATCTGGCCAGCGCGTTCCTGAGTCCGATCCTGAATCGGCGCAAGGACGACTACGGCGGGGCGCTGGTCAATCGCGCGCGCGTGGCCAGGGAACTGGCGCGGGCGGTACGCGACGCGGTCGGTGACACGATGGCGGTGACCGCCAAGCTCACCATGGAAGACGGTGTGCGCGGCGGATTCTCGGTCGAGGAATCGCTCCAGGTGGCGAGCTGGCTGCAGGACGACGGCGCCCTCGACGCCCTCGAATTGACCGCGGGCAGCTCACTGCTCAATCCGATGGCGATCTTCCGCGGTGACGCGCCGCGCAAGAACTTCGCGAAGGTGCTGCCGATCCCCGTGCGCTGGGGCTTCCAGCTCGTCGGCAAGCAGTTCCTGCGCGAATACCCTTATCGCCCGGCCTATCTGCTCGACAAAGCACGCCGGTTCCGGCAGGAATTGTCGATGCCGCTGGTCCTGCTCGGCGGCATCACCGATCTGGCCACCGCCGAGCAGGCGAGGGCCGAGGGCTTCGACTTCGTCGCCATGGGCCGCGCCCTGCTCCGCGAACCGGACCTGATCAACCGCTGGCACACCGACGCGACCACCCGCTCACTCTGCACCCACTGCAACGAATGCATGCCGAGCATCTACACGACCACCCACTGCATCCTCCGCACTCGAGCCACCACCTGA
- the narI gene encoding respiratory nitrate reductase subunit gamma, whose product MNATIPVPEGVWLILPYIAATSFVLGHVWRYRFDQFGWTTRSSQIYESKLLQLGSPLFHFGMLGVFGGHVMGLLIPQSWTAAVGISQHTYHLIAVGAGSVAGLMVVAGVAILCYRRIVVPAVRKATSRNDVLMYTLLTLALVTGLLNTWGSNLAWGTYNYRDTVSPWFRGLFTIHPEPGLMVGVPWTFQLHGLVVLVLVAAWPYTRLVHMFSAPIGYLTRPYIVYRRKEVKARDKTRFAKAWDAPVTPDRW is encoded by the coding sequence ATGAACGCCACCATCCCCGTTCCCGAAGGTGTGTGGCTGATCCTGCCCTACATCGCGGCGACTTCCTTTGTGCTCGGCCATGTCTGGCGCTACCGGTTCGACCAGTTCGGCTGGACCACCCGCTCCTCGCAGATCTACGAGTCCAAGCTGCTGCAACTGGGCAGTCCGCTGTTCCACTTCGGCATGCTCGGCGTGTTCGGCGGGCATGTGATGGGCCTGCTGATCCCGCAGTCGTGGACCGCGGCCGTCGGCATCTCCCAGCACACCTACCACCTGATCGCGGTCGGCGCGGGCTCGGTCGCGGGGCTGATGGTTGTCGCCGGTGTCGCGATCCTGTGCTACCGCCGCATCGTGGTCCCGGCTGTGCGCAAGGCGACCAGCCGCAACGACGTGCTCATGTACACCCTGCTGACCCTGGCGCTGGTCACCGGTCTGCTCAACACCTGGGGTTCCAACCTGGCGTGGGGCACCTACAACTATCGCGACACCGTCTCGCCCTGGTTCCGCGGCCTGTTCACCATCCACCCCGAGCCCGGCCTGATGGTCGGGGTCCCGTGGACCTTCCAGCTGCACGGCCTCGTCGTCCTGGTCCTGGTCGCCGCCTGGCCCTACACCCGCCTCGTCCACATGTTCAGCGCCCCCATCGGCTATCTCACCCGCCCCTACATCGTCTATCGCCGCAAGGAGGTCAAGGCCAGGGACAAGACCCGCTTCGCCAAGGCCTGGGACGCCCCGGTGACCCCCGACCGCTGGTAG
- the narJ gene encoding nitrate reductase molybdenum cofactor assembly chaperone, whose amino-acid sequence MSLLSIRRRPQPVTVMSEHDRRLVWRLAALLLDYPGEKTLALLDEMTGAAAELPAQVRAHFTGLLGYLRDTPAIESAQSYVETFDMRRRASLHLTFYAYGDTRKRGMALLRFKHAYRQAGVELGDEELPDHLPVLLEFAATIDPIGGERLLGEHVPVLELLRLSLGDNNSPYAGALGAVLSTLPPVTTADRRRIAELAAQGPPEEEVGLEPFAMDPALLDAEEGRR is encoded by the coding sequence ATGAGTCTGCTCTCGATCCGTCGGCGACCGCAGCCGGTCACCGTCATGAGTGAGCACGACCGCCGGTTGGTGTGGCGGCTGGCCGCGCTGCTGCTCGACTACCCGGGCGAGAAGACCCTGGCGCTACTCGACGAGATGACCGGTGCCGCGGCGGAATTGCCGGCGCAGGTGCGCGCGCATTTCACCGGCCTGCTCGGCTACCTGCGGGACACCCCGGCCATCGAGTCCGCGCAGAGCTATGTCGAGACCTTCGACATGCGCCGCCGTGCCAGCCTGCACCTGACCTTCTACGCCTACGGCGACACCCGCAAACGGGGCATGGCGCTGCTGCGGTTCAAGCACGCCTACCGTCAGGCCGGGGTGGAACTCGGCGACGAGGAACTGCCCGACCACCTGCCGGTGCTGCTCGAATTCGCCGCCACCATCGACCCGATCGGCGGCGAACGCCTGCTCGGCGAACATGTGCCGGTGCTCGAACTGCTGCGACTGTCACTGGGCGACAACAACTCTCCCTACGCCGGTGCGCTCGGCGCGGTGCTGTCGACCCTGCCGCCGGTGACCACCGCCGATCGTCGCCGCATCGCCGAACTCGCCGCCCAGGGCCCGCCCGAGGAAGAGGTCGGTCTGGAACCCTTCGCCATGGACCCCGCCCTGTTAGACGCCGAGGAAGGCCGCCGATGA